One region of Dysidea avara chromosome 1, odDysAvar1.4, whole genome shotgun sequence genomic DNA includes:
- the LOC136240123 gene encoding uncharacterized protein isoform X2 → MDKKLLDILFTEVKKIEVVDEESKRFIAVTTQNDESLTFYVKSQTEHKKWVDFCRLLAIIPTYFIPDPSRYSLLQMEFYNKELSIQRHNAEEAWVVYIINEGVGHTLGSKGFHIITIGKDSTLNILDYDTEAVQVTWDQDKIRRSGCVESLVFVEAGRRCHGGPGMLWMYCPGFALSFRRCLHSFLFDKAKRGHPISPSATVNSGADLVSIDSSIRASRDGLNDFNNSYEQNGSFSSQPHPSPQDHRRLTCSSSLPSEVSASVKSHPLLKISKSSPPPLLSYVHPKPGCYQEQNDYASVPLSKPPIVSRKCKPPIPPRTTRKTSSEEDKCMKNPASSHCSADVSIPSSEIITRSRSHTVDESSVNPHGDGYRRRLKTHEMVVLKDKNQARNMLQTTNPLHSPDHIGELVLMGCSVELHNKLDITSILPFLSSQYLLTRDDTDVLTNATTTNNSKISHLLKVLPRKDKGWFDKFLYCLHHSSEGNGHAGLVEELESKFDELSKTAITSDKEKNTKEVPKENYETYPIYLELPNESSPYTISVMPTDLVESVMEKIGRKLNIKNPFDIILKVAGSQRLDSRRSLMESKVFRNSRLSMVL, encoded by the exons ATGGACAAGAAGTTACTGGACATATTATTCACTGAAGTAAAGAAGATAGAAGTGGTTGATGAAGAGTCTAAGAGGTTCATTGCTGTGACAACACAGAATGATGAAAGTCTAACATTTTACGTCAAATCACAAACTGAGCATAAAAAATGGGTGGACTTTTGCCGTCTATTGGCCATTATTCCTACCTACTTCATCCCAGATCCATCACGTTACTCTTTACTACAGATGGAATTCTATAATAAAGAATTATCCATTCAGAGACATAATGCAG AGGAAGCTTGGGTGGTGTACATTATTAATGAAGGCGTGGGGCACACCTTGGGAAGTAAAGGATTTCACATCATCACCATTGGAAAAGATTCTACACTCAATATTCTTGACTATGACACTGAGGCAGTTCAAGTCACTTGGGATCAGGATAAAATCAGGAGATCAGGTTGTGTAGAATCTTTGGTGTTTGTTGAAGCTGGAAGAAGATGTCATGGTGGCCCAGGAATGTTGTGGATGTATTGCCCTGGATTTGCTTTGAGTTTTAGAAGGTGTCTCCATAG TTTCCTTTTTGATAAAGCAAAAAGAGGTCACCCTATATCACCCAGTGCGACTGTTAACTCAGGAGCTGACTTGGTTTCCATTGATTCCAGCATCAGAGCAAGCCGTGATGGACTCAATGACTTTAATAACAGTTATGAGCAGAATGGCTCTTTTTCCAGTCAGCCTCACCCAAGTCCCCAAGACCACAGGAGACTTACATGTAGCAGCAGTTTGCCAAGTGAGGTCTCTGCCTCGGTAAAATCTCACCCACTACTAAAAATATCAAAAAGTTCACCACCACCATTATTATCATATGTACACCCAAAGCCAG GTTGCTATCAAGAGCAAAATGACTATGCAAGTGTTCCTCTGAGCAAGCCACCAATTGTGTCCAGAAAATGTAAGCCTCCTATACCTCCAAGAACCACACGAAAAACATCAAGTGAAGAAGACAAGTGCATGAAGAATCCAGCTAGTTCCCATTGTAGTGCTGATGTGTCTATTCCAAGCAGCGAGATCATTACCcgatctcgatctcacactgtAGATGAATCCAGTGTTAATCCACATGGTGATGGATATCGTAGACGGCTCAAAACACATGAAATGGTTGTACTCAAGGATAAAAACCAAGCAAG GAACATGTTACAGACCACCAATCCACTGCACAGTCCTGATCATATTGGGGAACTAGTGCTAATGGGATGTTCAGTAGAGCTACATAATAAGTTGGACATCACCAGTATACTACCATTCCTTAGTTCCCAGTATCTGCTAACCCGTGATGACACAGATGTGCTTACAAATGCTACCACCACTAATAATTCTAAGATTAGCCATTTGTTGAAAGTGTTGCCCAGAAAAGACAAAGGATGGTTTGACAAGTTTTTATACTGTCTTCATCATTCATCTGAAGGAAATGGTCATGCTGGGCTGGTAGAAGAACTGGAGAGTAAATTTGATGAGCTGAGCAAAACAGCTATCACCAGTGACAAAGAGAAGAATACAAAGGAAGTACCCAAAGAAAATTATGAG ACTTATCCAATTTATTTGGAATTGCCAAATGAGTCATCTCCATACACAATTAGTGTGATGCCAACAGATTTGGTGGAGTCTGTTATGGAGAAAATTGGCAGAAAGCTGA ACATCAAGAATCCTTTTGATATCATACTGAAAGTAGCTGGTTCACAAAGGCTAGATTCAAGGAGGTCTCTTATGGAATCGAAAGTCTTTAGGAACAGCCGTTTATCGATGGTACTGTAG
- the LOC136240123 gene encoding uncharacterized protein isoform X1, whose product MTGRVIHSGPIYVKGKSKTTHLRASCQGSTQPAKLELFTNETMDKKLLDILFTEVKKIEVVDEESKRFIAVTTQNDESLTFYVKSQTEHKKWVDFCRLLAIIPTYFIPDPSRYSLLQMEFYNKELSIQRHNAEEAWVVYIINEGVGHTLGSKGFHIITIGKDSTLNILDYDTEAVQVTWDQDKIRRSGCVESLVFVEAGRRCHGGPGMLWMYCPGFALSFRRCLHSFLFDKAKRGHPISPSATVNSGADLVSIDSSIRASRDGLNDFNNSYEQNGSFSSQPHPSPQDHRRLTCSSSLPSEVSASVKSHPLLKISKSSPPPLLSYVHPKPGCYQEQNDYASVPLSKPPIVSRKCKPPIPPRTTRKTSSEEDKCMKNPASSHCSADVSIPSSEIITRSRSHTVDESSVNPHGDGYRRRLKTHEMVVLKDKNQARNMLQTTNPLHSPDHIGELVLMGCSVELHNKLDITSILPFLSSQYLLTRDDTDVLTNATTTNNSKISHLLKVLPRKDKGWFDKFLYCLHHSSEGNGHAGLVEELESKFDELSKTAITSDKEKNTKEVPKENYETYPIYLELPNESSPYTISVMPTDLVESVMEKIGRKLNIKNPFDIILKVAGSQRLDSRRSLMESKVFRNSRLSMVL is encoded by the exons ATGACAGGACGCGTGATACATTCTGGACCTATTTATGTTAAAGGGAAA AGCAAGACAACACACTTACGGGCTTCTTGTCAAGGCTCAACCCAGCCAGCCAAACTAGAGCTTTTTACAAATGAGACCATGGACAAGAAGTTACTGGACATATTATTCACTGAAGTAAAGAAGATAGAAGTGGTTGATGAAGAGTCTAAGAGGTTCATTGCTGTGACAACACAGAATGATGAAAGTCTAACATTTTACGTCAAATCACAAACTGAGCATAAAAAATGGGTGGACTTTTGCCGTCTATTGGCCATTATTCCTACCTACTTCATCCCAGATCCATCACGTTACTCTTTACTACAGATGGAATTCTATAATAAAGAATTATCCATTCAGAGACATAATGCAG AGGAAGCTTGGGTGGTGTACATTATTAATGAAGGCGTGGGGCACACCTTGGGAAGTAAAGGATTTCACATCATCACCATTGGAAAAGATTCTACACTCAATATTCTTGACTATGACACTGAGGCAGTTCAAGTCACTTGGGATCAGGATAAAATCAGGAGATCAGGTTGTGTAGAATCTTTGGTGTTTGTTGAAGCTGGAAGAAGATGTCATGGTGGCCCAGGAATGTTGTGGATGTATTGCCCTGGATTTGCTTTGAGTTTTAGAAGGTGTCTCCATAG TTTCCTTTTTGATAAAGCAAAAAGAGGTCACCCTATATCACCCAGTGCGACTGTTAACTCAGGAGCTGACTTGGTTTCCATTGATTCCAGCATCAGAGCAAGCCGTGATGGACTCAATGACTTTAATAACAGTTATGAGCAGAATGGCTCTTTTTCCAGTCAGCCTCACCCAAGTCCCCAAGACCACAGGAGACTTACATGTAGCAGCAGTTTGCCAAGTGAGGTCTCTGCCTCGGTAAAATCTCACCCACTACTAAAAATATCAAAAAGTTCACCACCACCATTATTATCATATGTACACCCAAAGCCAG GTTGCTATCAAGAGCAAAATGACTATGCAAGTGTTCCTCTGAGCAAGCCACCAATTGTGTCCAGAAAATGTAAGCCTCCTATACCTCCAAGAACCACACGAAAAACATCAAGTGAAGAAGACAAGTGCATGAAGAATCCAGCTAGTTCCCATTGTAGTGCTGATGTGTCTATTCCAAGCAGCGAGATCATTACCcgatctcgatctcacactgtAGATGAATCCAGTGTTAATCCACATGGTGATGGATATCGTAGACGGCTCAAAACACATGAAATGGTTGTACTCAAGGATAAAAACCAAGCAAG GAACATGTTACAGACCACCAATCCACTGCACAGTCCTGATCATATTGGGGAACTAGTGCTAATGGGATGTTCAGTAGAGCTACATAATAAGTTGGACATCACCAGTATACTACCATTCCTTAGTTCCCAGTATCTGCTAACCCGTGATGACACAGATGTGCTTACAAATGCTACCACCACTAATAATTCTAAGATTAGCCATTTGTTGAAAGTGTTGCCCAGAAAAGACAAAGGATGGTTTGACAAGTTTTTATACTGTCTTCATCATTCATCTGAAGGAAATGGTCATGCTGGGCTGGTAGAAGAACTGGAGAGTAAATTTGATGAGCTGAGCAAAACAGCTATCACCAGTGACAAAGAGAAGAATACAAAGGAAGTACCCAAAGAAAATTATGAG ACTTATCCAATTTATTTGGAATTGCCAAATGAGTCATCTCCATACACAATTAGTGTGATGCCAACAGATTTGGTGGAGTCTGTTATGGAGAAAATTGGCAGAAAGCTGA ACATCAAGAATCCTTTTGATATCATACTGAAAGTAGCTGGTTCACAAAGGCTAGATTCAAGGAGGTCTCTTATGGAATCGAAAGTCTTTAGGAACAGCCGTTTATCGATGGTACTGTAG